The following are encoded in a window of Geobacter metallireducens GS-15 genomic DNA:
- a CDS encoding AAA domain-containing protein, giving the protein MEPRPHFNTSTAELDAIYRKNIDNISILNEILKELHHREKPKAVQLRNEITATLAKKKQGSTSVADTKQQAAAPKPLSTPSQSSLALTPPIARVAPVQTQSRSVSPPTIPAPPHPPPVQSEQHAQPEPHIKATTEPTSPPQSQSQPVRPSVLKPQLNKQQVHVLNVIEYLSSLARVNSIVVRDITNYQNTLWLSDIPRDGTNCYSRTWGADESIPDDVWLEVKKMPEPPMPAIPKVCEHWVDESLLRKIDFVPTLRQSIVLSKKFIDPVTGEEHEEIETKQLSDNPAVVIAWDGYIQQKWQPWTTIYKKHLEIQKVFGALFSIYQEQQRLGEQYELVVGLGLLTWQQPGGQSVRRHLLVAKASLEFESAIGRFAVKPAPDGDQSEVELDMLDPESYPANSSSLIASGRQLRDNFWDRTISNAILASISNSLEKQGRGNYQAEIDRASGASATDIPLIEFAPALILRKRSQKGLLNILADMRRQVEMGLEIPEQFLDLCEVSGQHEMANGGDALEATPPDHIYFPLPANEQQRQIIYKYNKQNGVLVQGPPGTGKSQTISNLICHLLATGQRVLVTAKTARALEVLHQKIPPVVSPLCISMLGSGTEERESLERSVNGILNNVNTRNDLVAARKMEELEQKLHDNKKAVAEAQYALIALREKETFQHTLAGGAYTGTAATIAVKLLEDTPLYNWLDDEISDSDEIPLTRSDLDILSAMLLEISDEMEAEYSKHVPDIAKDIPDCEYLRNAWQELTNHELTAKASEARLSSISGQAIARAAYDQITTLNETMTRLVAEIHSVMRRPLPWVNGAIREVLADLDTPWKQLHKLTTERLGELKTLAQKTQSLTVEIPASMDLMKLHGDAKTLLDHFSAGGGLKQFGFFGHPIVKKHGESVKQVRVNGQECVDRNVLPKLVSYLEVKFLLKEIWSFWVGKVTCQPEKHPLMQIAEIDELIEALEHILSLYTLRAEVLAVVERIHGLPRPQFENVESLDELMNTCQDVLKQSVLKDLYQKMLQEEGRISAVVAHTNAHPLCGELFQSFKVRNADSYCAAVSKIKAVGAQRSRVIAKQAYLDAIASKAPRFAATLKNVHDKQVAVQRLKGLDNAWAWKQASDWMYKFHNQDGNVLERNIHRLEVSSAKALEELAALKAWSHCFSRMTRDHQQHLVSWHQSMRRLGKGTGKHAHKHRQDAQKSLNECKGAVPSWIMPLHRVYETVEASPGCFDVIIVDEASQCGFEALPLLYLAKKIIVVGDEKQISPEAVGIDRSHVFNLMRTHLADFKHSASFDIENSLFAHGQIRFGNRITLCEHFRCAPEIIRFSNELCYTSDPLIPLKQVPPNRLEPLKAVHVPSGYREGSGQTIVNKPEAEAIVEQIIKCCKDSKYDGMTMGVIVLQGDAQAKIIEDMLVKRLGTEEMQERRLLCGNPYSFQGDERDVVFMSMVAAKNERIGAFTQDKDMRRFNVAASRAREQMWLFHSVTSNDLSSSCFRRRLLNHFYDTSVRKVAGISVEDLQRAAHIADRWREQPPDPFDSWFEVDVALHIAGRGYTVIPQFEFAGKRIDLVIQGGSAQLAVECDGDHWHGRDKYEDDMQRQRMLERCNWVFFRIKESYYRSNKEKTLEELWGMLEARGIFPKGSEQCSSDESAKMDSEPANDQEEFDQNDTGVNDDTNDTSDTDDVDSEMDSEDDIGESEVPLEGCPLSAQEALNAKPAELRRLIIEAMKTLPNNSCVRKALPTIILRKCHIKTRGTPRKLFTRKVESQVAVMIRDGKLVAYKSKNDRLKLGWQFATES; this is encoded by the coding sequence ATGGAGCCGAGGCCACATTTCAACACATCGACTGCAGAACTTGATGCAATTTACAGAAAAAATATTGATAACATCTCAATACTCAACGAAATTCTAAAAGAACTTCACCATCGCGAAAAACCAAAAGCCGTCCAATTACGGAATGAAATTACCGCTACTTTAGCTAAGAAGAAACAGGGGAGTACTTCTGTAGCTGATACCAAGCAACAAGCTGCAGCCCCCAAGCCACTTTCAACGCCAAGCCAGTCTTCACTTGCATTGACGCCACCAATTGCTCGTGTAGCACCTGTACAGACGCAATCTCGGTCAGTTTCTCCGCCCACAATACCAGCACCGCCCCATCCTCCACCCGTCCAATCCGAACAGCATGCACAGCCGGAACCACATATAAAAGCCACAACTGAACCAACTTCACCACCACAATCCCAATCTCAACCAGTGAGACCGTCAGTGCTCAAGCCACAGCTTAATAAGCAGCAAGTACACGTTCTCAATGTGATCGAGTATCTGTCATCCCTTGCCAGAGTTAATTCTATAGTAGTCAGGGATATCACTAACTACCAGAACACTCTCTGGCTTTCAGATATCCCCCGCGACGGGACAAACTGCTATTCAAGGACGTGGGGGGCTGACGAAAGCATTCCTGACGATGTATGGCTGGAAGTGAAAAAAATGCCGGAACCCCCAATGCCTGCAATCCCCAAGGTTTGTGAGCATTGGGTTGATGAATCTCTCCTGCGTAAGATCGACTTTGTACCCACTCTTCGGCAATCGATTGTGCTGAGCAAAAAGTTTATCGACCCCGTTACAGGCGAAGAGCATGAAGAAATAGAGACAAAACAGCTATCTGACAATCCAGCGGTAGTCATTGCATGGGATGGCTATATTCAGCAAAAATGGCAACCTTGGACAACAATCTACAAAAAGCACCTTGAAATCCAGAAGGTCTTTGGCGCTCTGTTCAGTATTTACCAGGAACAGCAACGTCTTGGCGAGCAATATGAACTGGTCGTTGGCCTGGGGTTGTTGACATGGCAACAACCGGGTGGACAATCAGTGCGTCGGCATTTATTGGTAGCCAAGGCCTCTCTCGAATTCGAATCCGCAATAGGACGGTTTGCCGTAAAACCTGCTCCAGATGGCGATCAATCTGAAGTCGAACTCGATATGCTTGACCCGGAATCCTATCCAGCAAATTCATCGTCACTGATAGCATCTGGCAGGCAATTGCGGGACAATTTCTGGGACAGAACGATTTCCAATGCAATACTGGCTTCCATATCGAACTCTCTGGAAAAGCAAGGCAGAGGCAATTATCAGGCGGAAATCGACCGTGCAAGCGGTGCCAGTGCTACCGATATCCCTCTTATCGAATTCGCTCCAGCCTTGATACTGAGAAAACGGTCTCAAAAAGGGTTGCTAAATATCCTTGCCGATATGCGTCGACAGGTAGAAATGGGGTTGGAAATACCGGAGCAGTTCCTTGACCTGTGTGAAGTCTCAGGTCAGCATGAAATGGCCAATGGAGGGGATGCGCTGGAAGCTACCCCCCCTGATCATATCTACTTCCCTCTTCCTGCAAACGAACAGCAACGACAGATAATCTACAAGTACAACAAACAGAATGGGGTACTGGTGCAAGGCCCGCCCGGTACCGGTAAATCTCAGACAATCTCGAACCTGATCTGTCATCTGTTGGCAACCGGGCAACGGGTCCTTGTAACTGCAAAGACGGCAAGGGCGCTTGAGGTTCTTCACCAAAAGATTCCTCCCGTCGTAAGTCCACTGTGCATCAGCATGCTTGGCAGCGGCACGGAAGAACGTGAATCGCTTGAGCGAAGCGTTAATGGCATTCTGAACAACGTCAATACCCGTAACGATCTTGTTGCCGCCAGGAAAATGGAAGAGCTTGAACAAAAACTCCATGACAACAAGAAAGCCGTTGCCGAAGCCCAATATGCATTGATCGCCTTGCGGGAAAAAGAAACATTCCAACATACTCTGGCTGGAGGAGCATATACCGGTACCGCTGCAACCATTGCTGTCAAGCTTTTGGAGGATACCCCCCTATATAACTGGCTTGATGATGAAATCAGCGATAGTGACGAAATCCCCCTCACTCGTTCGGATTTAGACATTTTGTCTGCAATGCTGCTTGAGATCAGTGATGAGATGGAAGCTGAGTACAGCAAGCATGTTCCTGACATTGCCAAAGATATCCCCGATTGTGAATACCTACGCAACGCATGGCAGGAGCTAACAAACCATGAGCTTACGGCAAAAGCCAGCGAAGCCAGGTTAAGTTCCATTTCAGGACAAGCTATAGCACGGGCGGCATATGACCAGATCACCACTCTGAACGAAACCATGACCCGTCTTGTAGCTGAAATACATAGCGTCATGCGTCGTCCTCTGCCATGGGTAAATGGGGCAATCAGGGAAGTACTGGCAGACCTTGACACCCCATGGAAACAGCTGCACAAGCTCACAACTGAACGGCTTGGTGAGCTGAAAACACTTGCGCAAAAAACTCAGTCTCTTACGGTGGAAATTCCGGCATCCATGGATTTGATGAAATTGCATGGCGATGCCAAGACCCTACTGGACCATTTTTCCGCTGGGGGTGGTCTCAAGCAGTTCGGCTTTTTTGGACATCCAATAGTAAAAAAACATGGTGAATCCGTAAAACAGGTACGGGTGAACGGTCAGGAATGCGTAGACAGGAATGTGCTGCCAAAGCTGGTCAGCTATCTCGAGGTGAAGTTTCTGTTGAAAGAAATCTGGTCTTTCTGGGTTGGTAAAGTTACCTGCCAGCCAGAAAAACACCCACTAATGCAGATTGCAGAGATTGATGAGCTGATTGAAGCACTAGAGCACATTTTAAGTCTGTATACGCTCCGCGCAGAAGTTCTTGCGGTAGTCGAAAGGATTCATGGTCTGCCCCGTCCACAATTCGAGAATGTCGAATCGCTTGATGAGCTTATGAACACCTGTCAGGACGTTCTCAAGCAGTCTGTTCTCAAAGATCTTTATCAAAAAATGCTGCAGGAAGAAGGTCGCATATCGGCTGTAGTCGCCCATACTAATGCCCATCCGCTTTGTGGCGAGCTTTTCCAGTCATTCAAGGTGAGAAACGCAGACAGTTATTGTGCCGCCGTCAGTAAAATCAAGGCCGTTGGGGCACAGCGCTCACGGGTCATAGCAAAACAGGCCTACCTTGATGCCATTGCCTCAAAAGCCCCTCGGTTTGCAGCAACCCTGAAAAACGTACATGATAAACAGGTTGCCGTGCAACGCCTCAAGGGATTGGATAATGCATGGGCATGGAAACAGGCATCTGACTGGATGTACAAGTTCCATAATCAGGATGGGAATGTGCTTGAAAGGAACATTCACCGCCTTGAAGTCTCATCAGCAAAGGCATTGGAAGAACTTGCCGCGCTTAAGGCATGGTCACACTGTTTTTCCAGAATGACCAGAGATCATCAGCAACATCTGGTTTCCTGGCATCAATCCATGCGTCGATTGGGCAAAGGAACGGGGAAGCATGCTCACAAGCATCGTCAGGATGCTCAGAAAAGCCTGAACGAATGCAAGGGAGCTGTTCCTTCGTGGATCATGCCGCTCCACAGGGTTTATGAAACGGTTGAGGCATCCCCCGGTTGCTTTGATGTGATTATCGTTGACGAAGCATCGCAGTGCGGTTTTGAAGCGTTGCCTCTTTTGTACCTTGCCAAGAAAATCATTGTTGTTGGTGATGAAAAGCAGATAAGCCCTGAAGCTGTCGGTATTGACAGGTCGCATGTGTTCAACCTGATGCGGACGCACCTTGCCGACTTTAAACATAGTGCTTCCTTCGATATTGAGAACAGCCTGTTTGCCCATGGGCAGATTCGTTTCGGTAACAGAATTACCTTGTGCGAGCATTTCAGGTGTGCTCCCGAAATTATCCGTTTCAGTAATGAGCTGTGTTACACCTCTGATCCGCTCATCCCCTTGAAACAAGTCCCACCGAATCGGCTTGAACCGTTGAAGGCGGTTCATGTCCCATCAGGGTACAGGGAAGGCAGTGGACAGACCATTGTCAATAAGCCTGAAGCTGAAGCGATAGTTGAGCAAATCATCAAATGCTGTAAAGACAGCAAGTACGACGGTATGACGATGGGGGTTATCGTTCTTCAAGGTGATGCCCAGGCAAAAATCATTGAAGACATGCTAGTAAAGCGGTTGGGTACCGAAGAGATGCAGGAACGGCGGCTATTGTGCGGCAACCCGTACAGCTTCCAGGGCGATGAGCGCGATGTTGTCTTTATGAGTATGGTTGCAGCAAAGAATGAACGGATTGGCGCTTTCACTCAAGATAAAGACATGCGGCGCTTCAACGTTGCTGCAAGTCGTGCAAGGGAACAGATGTGGCTGTTCCACTCCGTTACCAGTAACGATCTCAGCAGCAGTTGCTTCAGAAGACGGCTGTTGAACCACTTCTATGATACGTCTGTTCGCAAGGTAGCCGGAATATCCGTGGAGGACTTGCAACGGGCTGCCCATATTGCTGACCGCTGGCGTGAGCAGCCGCCTGATCCGTTCGACAGCTGGTTTGAAGTAGATGTCGCGTTGCACATCGCTGGGCGCGGCTATACGGTTATTCCGCAATTCGAGTTTGCAGGCAAGAGAATAGACCTTGTTATCCAGGGGGGCAGTGCACAGCTTGCCGTCGAATGCGATGGCGATCATTGGCATGGACGGGACAAATATGAAGACGATATGCAACGGCAGCGCATGCTGGAGCGCTGCAATTGGGTCTTTTTCAGAATAAAAGAAAGCTATTACCGCAGTAACAAGGAAAAGACACTGGAAGAACTTTGGGGAATGCTTGAAGCAAGGGGCATTTTCCCAAAAGGAAGCGAGCAATGTTCATCGGACGAATCAGCCAAAATGGATTCCGAACCGGCAAACGACCAAGAGGAGTTCGACCAGAATGATACAGGTGTAAATGATGATACGAATGATACATCAGATACAGATGATGTTGATTCCGAAATGGATAGTGAAGATGACATTGGCGAATCGGAAGTGCCTCTAGAAGGTTGTCCACTCTCAGCTCAAGAGGCGTTGAATGCGAAGCCTGCTGAATTGCGGCGATTGATAATTGAAGCAATGAAAACACTGCCGAATAATTCCTGTGTGCGTAAAGCATTACCAACAATCATCCTTAGAAAATGTCACATCAAAACAAGAGGGACGCCCCGTAAGTTGTTTACTCGAAAAGTGGAAAGCCAAGTGGCGGTTATGATCAGGGATGGGAAGTTGGTTGCGTATAAAAGCAAAAATGACCGGTTAAAGCTTGGGTGGCAATTTGCTACTGAGTCTTAA